One Microbacterium trichothecenolyticum DNA window includes the following coding sequences:
- the hutU gene encoding urocanate hydratase → MTGSRAVRAPRGTTLTAKSWQTEAPLRMLMNNLDPEVAERPEDLIVYGGTGKAARNWASYDAIVATLADLDDDETLLVQSGKPVGVFRTNVWAPRVLLANSNLVGDWATWPEFRRLEAEGLMMYGQMTAGSWIYIGTQGILQGTYETFAAVARKRFGGTLAGTLTVTGGCGGMGGAQPLSVTLNGGVVLIVDVDETRLRRRQGKRYLDEVTTDLDDALERVLAAKAEGRALSVGLVGNSAEVLPELLRREVPVDIVTDQTSAHDPLAYLPAGIAFEDWRTESARDPEGFTVRSRESMARHVEAMVEFQKRGAEVFDYGNSIRDEARQGGYADAFAFPGFVPAYIRPLFCEGLGPFRWVALSGDPADIAVTDQAILELFPENEGLKRWITAAQEHVEFEGLPARICWLGYGDRAKAAVRFNELVAEGKISAPIVIGRDHLDSGSVASPYRETEAMADGSDAIADWPILNALINTASGATWVSLHHGGGVGIGRSIHAGQVSVADGTPLAAEKLQRLLTNDPGMGVIRHVDAGYDRAVEVARERGVRVPMLDAEKVEA, encoded by the coding sequence ATGACCGGAAGCCGCGCGGTGCGCGCGCCGCGAGGGACGACGCTGACAGCCAAGAGCTGGCAGACCGAGGCCCCGCTGCGGATGCTCATGAACAACCTCGACCCCGAGGTCGCGGAACGGCCCGAAGACCTCATCGTCTACGGCGGCACGGGAAAGGCCGCCCGCAACTGGGCGAGTTACGACGCGATCGTCGCGACCCTCGCCGACCTCGACGACGATGAGACGCTGCTGGTGCAGTCGGGCAAGCCCGTGGGGGTGTTCCGCACGAACGTGTGGGCACCGCGCGTGCTTCTGGCCAACTCCAACCTCGTCGGCGACTGGGCCACGTGGCCCGAGTTCCGCCGCCTCGAGGCCGAGGGGCTCATGATGTACGGCCAGATGACGGCCGGATCGTGGATCTACATCGGCACGCAGGGCATCCTGCAGGGCACCTATGAGACGTTCGCGGCTGTCGCCCGCAAGCGCTTCGGCGGCACCCTCGCCGGAACCCTCACCGTCACCGGCGGCTGCGGCGGTATGGGCGGAGCCCAGCCGCTGTCGGTCACCCTGAACGGCGGCGTCGTACTCATCGTCGACGTCGATGAGACGCGCCTGCGCCGCCGCCAGGGCAAGCGTTACCTCGACGAGGTCACCACCGACCTCGACGACGCCCTCGAGCGCGTGCTCGCAGCTAAGGCCGAGGGGCGCGCCCTGTCGGTCGGTCTCGTCGGCAACAGCGCCGAGGTGCTGCCCGAACTGCTGCGCCGCGAGGTGCCCGTCGACATCGTCACCGACCAGACCTCGGCGCACGACCCGCTCGCGTACCTGCCCGCGGGCATCGCGTTCGAGGACTGGCGCACCGAGTCGGCCCGCGACCCCGAGGGCTTCACCGTGCGCTCGCGCGAGTCGATGGCCCGCCACGTCGAGGCGATGGTGGAGTTCCAGAAGCGAGGTGCCGAGGTCTTCGACTACGGCAACTCGATCCGCGACGAGGCACGCCAGGGCGGCTACGCCGACGCGTTCGCCTTCCCCGGCTTCGTGCCGGCCTACATCCGGCCGCTCTTCTGCGAGGGCCTCGGCCCGTTCCGCTGGGTCGCGCTGTCGGGCGACCCGGCCGACATCGCCGTGACCGACCAGGCGATCCTCGAGCTCTTCCCCGAGAACGAGGGTCTCAAGCGCTGGATCACCGCCGCGCAAGAGCACGTCGAGTTCGAGGGCCTGCCCGCCCGCATCTGCTGGCTCGGCTACGGCGATCGGGCCAAGGCCGCGGTCCGTTTCAACGAGCTCGTCGCCGAGGGCAAGATCTCCGCTCCCATCGTGATCGGCCGCGATCACCTCGACTCGGGCTCCGTGGCCTCGCCGTACCGCGAGACCGAGGCCATGGCGGACGGATCGGATGCCATCGCCGACTGGCCCATCCTCAATGCACTGATCAACACCGCCTCGGGTGCGACCTGGGTCTCGCTGCACCACGGCGGCGGCGTCGGCATCGGTCGCTCCATCCACGCCGGGCAGGTCTCGGTCGCCGACGGTACGCCGCTCGCCGCCGAGAAGCTCCAGCGCCTGCTCACGAACGACCCCGGCATGGGCGTCATCCGTCACGTGGATGCCGGATACGACCGCGCCGTCGAGGTCGCCCGCGAGCGCGGTGTGCGCGTGCCGATGCTGGACGCCGAGAAGGTCGAGGCCTGA
- a CDS encoding HAL/PAL/TAL family ammonia-lyase — MSQEEVVFGLGSTRIDELVAVAHGAPLRVAPEALAAVERTNLLLAGLAASGQQIYGLTTGVGDLYKVAGVQPDVAEVQLGMLRSHASGVGTPHDEPATRAIVAAIVRALSRGHSGIRPVLVTTLVEMLNRGVTPVAPSQGSVGYLTATAHIGLVAFGEGEAWFAGERLPAAAALERAGIAPLVPASREGHAMISGTYEITGIGALAVAGARALVDVADLAGAMSLEALRGNTRGYDPRLQALRPHPGQIETARRLNALLEHSEILAAHRDHRLQDALSLRCIPQVHGSVRDALAYVESVVQTEIDAVTDNPVFIVEDDELIALPGGNGHGAPRSRWRWTPSRSPSPRSARCRRPAPTASRTPPSADCPRSWHPVPPACRAS, encoded by the coding sequence ATGAGCCAGGAGGAGGTGGTCTTCGGCCTCGGGTCGACCCGCATCGACGAACTCGTCGCCGTCGCCCACGGCGCACCCCTGCGAGTCGCACCCGAAGCGCTCGCCGCGGTGGAGCGGACGAACCTCCTCCTGGCCGGTCTCGCCGCCTCGGGGCAGCAGATCTACGGCCTCACCACGGGCGTCGGCGACCTGTACAAGGTCGCGGGCGTCCAGCCCGACGTCGCGGAGGTGCAGCTCGGGATGCTGCGCAGCCACGCGAGCGGTGTCGGCACCCCGCACGACGAGCCGGCGACGCGCGCCATCGTCGCGGCCATCGTGCGGGCGCTCTCGCGCGGGCACAGCGGCATCCGTCCCGTGCTCGTGACGACCCTCGTCGAGATGCTGAATCGCGGGGTGACGCCCGTGGCGCCCTCGCAGGGGTCGGTCGGCTATCTCACGGCCACCGCACACATCGGACTCGTCGCCTTCGGCGAGGGCGAGGCGTGGTTCGCGGGGGAGCGGCTGCCCGCCGCCGCGGCCCTCGAGCGCGCCGGCATCGCACCGCTCGTCCCAGCGTCCCGCGAGGGGCACGCGATGATCAGTGGCACGTACGAGATCACCGGCATCGGCGCCCTCGCCGTGGCCGGTGCCCGCGCCTTGGTCGACGTGGCCGACCTCGCGGGTGCCATGTCGCTCGAGGCCCTGCGCGGCAACACTCGCGGCTACGACCCGCGCCTGCAGGCCCTGCGCCCGCACCCCGGGCAGATCGAGACCGCGCGGCGCCTGAACGCCCTGCTCGAGCACAGCGAGATCCTCGCCGCGCACCGCGACCACCGTCTTCAGGACGCGCTGAGCCTGCGCTGCATCCCGCAGGTGCACGGCTCGGTGCGCGACGCGCTCGCCTACGTCGAGTCGGTGGTGCAGACCGAGATCGACGCCGTCACCGACAACCCGGTGTTCATCGTCGAGGACGACGAGCTCATCGCCCTTCCCGGCGGCAACGGCCACGGCGCGCCCCGGTCGCGCTGGCGCTGGACACCCTCGCGATCGCCGTCGCCGAGGTCAGCACGATGTCGCAGGCCCGCGCCGACCGCCTCACGCACGCCGCCCTCAGCGGACTGCCCGCGTTCCTGGCATCCGGTGCCCCCGGCATGTCGGGCTTCATGA
- a CDS encoding aromatic amino acid lyase, giving the protein MSQARADRLTHAALSGLPAFLASGAPGMSGFMIPPYVSAALAGENRALAAPASVHTVPTCAGQEDHVSMGTTAAIQARQAVVNAERIVAIELLCAAEALEFHAPLAAGAGTGRAHAAIRERVAPRDTDRIMAPDIDAVTTLVADGTLSRVVADVTTAHEGAPRVD; this is encoded by the coding sequence ATGTCGCAGGCCCGCGCCGACCGCCTCACGCACGCCGCCCTCAGCGGACTGCCCGCGTTCCTGGCATCCGGTGCCCCCGGCATGTCGGGCTTCATGATCCCGCCGTACGTCTCGGCCGCGCTCGCCGGCGAGAATCGCGCGCTCGCCGCCCCGGCGTCGGTGCACACCGTGCCGACGTGCGCCGGGCAGGAGGACCACGTCAGCATGGGCACGACCGCGGCGATCCAGGCGCGACAGGCCGTCGTGAATGCCGAACGCATCGTCGCGATCGAGCTGCTGTGCGCTGCCGAAGCGCTGGAGTTCCACGCGCCGCTCGCGGCGGGCGCGGGAACCGGTCGCGCCCACGCCGCGATCCGCGAACGCGTCGCTCCGCGCGACACCGATCGGATCATGGCCCCCGACATCGATGCGGTGACGACCCTCGTCGCCGACGGCACGTTGAGCCGGGTCGTCGCTGACGTCACCACCGCCCACGAAGGAGCCCCCCGTGTCGACTGA
- a CDS encoding CaiB/BaiF CoA transferase family protein, giving the protein MSTDTPPPTGAPRPLDGVRVLDLSRVLAGPLCASMLADLGATVTKIEVPGRGDDSRHFTPHIGGESSYFMLVNRGKRSMALDLKSDEGRALLHRLIADADVLVENFRPGVTARLGIDWQSVREINPRLVYVSISGFGQTGPLSHRPAYDHVVQAMGGIMSATGWADGPPTRVGDAVGDVVAGMYGAFGALAALLQRAQTGVGQHVDVAMLDAMFSLQMVALSQVLAGAPAPTRLGNAHPISAPMDAYACGDGHLVIAVANDALFVRLATALGRADLLDDPRFATDPARLAHQDDLRAQIEAWTTTRTVEQAVADLETAGVPAAPIWDVAQLADSGHARARGLVRTVEHPVAGSVPLVPQPVRFSGTDAAAQAPAPTLGQHTDDVLTDDLGLDDDEIARLRAAGVVA; this is encoded by the coding sequence GTGTCGACTGACACCCCGCCCCCGACAGGCGCCCCCCGCCCGCTCGACGGCGTCCGCGTTCTCGACCTCTCCCGCGTCCTCGCGGGTCCCCTCTGCGCGTCGATGCTCGCCGACCTCGGCGCGACCGTCACGAAGATCGAGGTGCCCGGCCGCGGCGATGACTCCCGCCACTTCACCCCGCACATCGGCGGCGAGAGCAGCTACTTCATGCTGGTGAACCGCGGCAAGCGCTCGATGGCCCTCGACCTGAAGTCCGACGAGGGGCGTGCGCTGCTGCACCGCCTGATCGCCGACGCCGATGTGCTGGTCGAGAACTTCCGCCCCGGCGTCACCGCCCGTCTCGGCATCGACTGGCAGAGCGTCCGCGAGATCAATCCGCGGCTGGTCTACGTCAGCATCTCGGGCTTCGGGCAGACGGGCCCGCTGTCGCACCGCCCCGCCTACGACCACGTCGTGCAGGCGATGGGCGGCATCATGTCGGCCACCGGGTGGGCCGACGGCCCGCCGACGCGTGTCGGCGACGCCGTGGGCGACGTGGTCGCCGGGATGTACGGCGCGTTCGGCGCGCTCGCCGCCCTGCTGCAGCGCGCGCAGACCGGCGTCGGCCAGCACGTCGACGTGGCGATGCTCGACGCGATGTTCTCGCTGCAGATGGTGGCGCTGTCGCAGGTGCTCGCGGGGGCCCCGGCTCCCACGCGTCTCGGAAACGCCCACCCGATCAGCGCCCCGATGGACGCCTACGCCTGCGGCGACGGGCACCTCGTCATCGCCGTCGCGAACGATGCGCTCTTCGTGCGCCTGGCCACCGCCCTCGGTCGCGCCGACCTGCTCGACGACCCGCGCTTCGCGACCGACCCCGCTCGCTTGGCTCACCAGGATGACCTGCGCGCCCAGATCGAGGCGTGGACCACGACCCGCACGGTGGAGCAGGCGGTCGCCGACCTCGAGACGGCGGGCGTTCCCGCGGCCCCCATCTGGGACGTCGCCCAGCTCGCCGACAGCGGTCACGCCCGCGCCCGCGGCCTCGTGCGCACCGTCGAGCACCCCGTCGCCGGTTCGGTGCCGCTCGTGCCGCAGCCGGTGCGCTTCAGCGGGACGGATGCCGCCGCCCAGGCGCCCGCGCCGACCCTCGGCCAGCACACCGACGACGTCCTCACCGACGACCTCGGACTCGACGACGACGAGATCGCGCGTCTGCGCGCGGCGGGGGTGGTCGCGTGA
- a CDS encoding enoyl-CoA hydratase-related protein → MSRGPVAVLGAGTMGAGIAAVLAAHGHDVRLYSRTASTLEAARELVVAHDADAGERLTTTTDLDEAARGAALVIESVAEDLALKREIFARIEPLVADDAVLTTNTSSVRITEIAEALADPTRLIGLHWFNPPTVMPLIEIVRGERTSDAAVATAQRLCAEIGRESIVVDRDVPGFVVNRLQYALLREAIALVEGGIATVADVDRAVSTTLAPRWSSLGPLGLMDLAGLDVVKKVSAIVMSDLDAAGRGAPHRRRSRGRGPSRREERSGLLPLVAGRRRPGPRRPRRSRAPRHGAEAMSGVRERIDGTVATLTIDRAHKRNALDAETLGALVAALRRLDDDASVRAIVIAGDERAFAAGADLGDLGSAGAVELYRSGFSEHWDAVAAIRTPLVAAVRGYALGGGLELALACDVVVIADDAVLGFPEVRLGILPGAGGTQRLLRAVGKAVALDLLLTARRIDGAEAARLGIASRVVASAEVEETAHAAAAEIAQGAPVAAAMIKSAVLAGFEMPLGAAVAHERALSALIAASHDRAEGMRAFRARETPTFEGR, encoded by the coding sequence GTGAGCCGCGGTCCGGTCGCCGTCCTCGGCGCCGGCACGATGGGCGCCGGAATCGCCGCCGTGCTCGCCGCGCACGGTCACGACGTGCGGCTGTACTCGCGCACGGCCTCGACCCTCGAAGCGGCGCGTGAGCTGGTCGTGGCGCACGACGCCGACGCGGGCGAGCGCCTCACGACCACCACCGACCTCGATGAGGCGGCGCGCGGCGCGGCGCTCGTCATCGAGAGCGTGGCCGAAGACCTCGCCCTCAAGCGCGAGATCTTCGCGCGGATCGAGCCGCTCGTGGCGGACGACGCGGTGCTGACCACCAACACCTCCAGCGTGCGCATCACCGAGATCGCCGAGGCGCTCGCCGACCCGACGCGGCTCATCGGTCTGCACTGGTTCAACCCGCCCACGGTCATGCCGCTCATCGAGATCGTGCGGGGCGAGCGCACCTCCGACGCCGCGGTCGCGACCGCGCAGCGGCTCTGCGCCGAGATCGGCCGCGAGAGCATCGTCGTCGACCGCGACGTGCCGGGCTTCGTCGTCAACCGCCTGCAGTACGCGCTCCTGCGCGAGGCCATCGCGCTCGTCGAGGGCGGGATCGCCACCGTCGCCGACGTCGACCGCGCCGTGTCCACGACCCTGGCCCCGCGCTGGTCGTCGCTGGGTCCGCTCGGCCTGATGGACCTCGCCGGCCTCGACGTGGTCAAGAAGGTCTCCGCCATCGTGATGTCCGACCTGGATGCCGCGGGGCGGGGTGCCCCGCACCGTCGCCGATCTCGTGGCCGGGGGCCATCTCGGCGCGAAGAGCGGTCGGGGCTTTTACCCCTGGTCGCCGGCCGACGCCGACCGGGCCCGCGCCGACCGCGACGATCTCGTGCGCCTCGTCACGGAGCAGAAGCGATGAGCGGCGTGCGCGAGCGCATCGACGGCACCGTCGCGACGCTCACGATCGACCGCGCTCACAAGCGCAACGCGCTCGATGCCGAGACACTCGGTGCCCTGGTCGCCGCCCTCCGCCGCCTCGACGACGACGCCTCCGTGCGCGCGATCGTGATCGCGGGCGACGAGCGCGCCTTCGCCGCCGGAGCCGACCTCGGCGACCTCGGCTCGGCCGGGGCCGTGGAGCTGTACCGCAGCGGGTTCAGCGAGCACTGGGACGCCGTCGCCGCGATCCGCACGCCCCTCGTCGCCGCCGTGCGCGGGTACGCCCTCGGCGGCGGGCTCGAGCTCGCCCTCGCGTGCGACGTCGTCGTGATCGCTGACGACGCGGTGCTGGGCTTTCCCGAGGTGCGCCTCGGCATCCTTCCCGGCGCGGGCGGCACGCAGCGGCTGCTGCGCGCGGTCGGCAAGGCGGTCGCCCTCGACCTGCTGCTCACCGCCCGCCGTATCGACGGCGCCGAAGCCGCCCGGCTCGGCATCGCGAGCCGGGTCGTCGCCTCGGCCGAGGTCGAGGAGACCGCGCACGCCGCCGCCGCCGAGATCGCCCAGGGCGCTCCCGTGGCCGCCGCGATGATCAAGAGCGCGGTGCTCGCCGGTTTCGAGATGCCGCTCGGCGCGGCCGTCGCGCACGAGCGCGCCCTCTCGGCGCTGATCGCCGCGAGCCACGATCGCGCCGAGGGCATGCGCGCCTTCCGCGCCCGCGAGACCCCCACCTTCGAAGGACGCTGA
- a CDS encoding allantoate amidohydrolase, which yields MTAVTSLLGAISGIGREPRSGGYARPVFSTAERDLRAWFVGEAEARGLDVEIDPNGILWAWWGTPGPDAVVTGSHLDSVPGGGAFDGPLGVAAALAAVDVLRERGFAPAKPLAIAVFPEEEGSRFGVACLGSRLLTGALSPDAARRLTDREGDTLADVFAAGGIDPAGIGPDPETLARIGVFVELHVEQGRGLIDLDRPFAVAESILGHGRFKVTVRGEGNHAGTTLMADRRDPLVAAAAMVGRIAELAGAVDDARATVGRFEPVPGGTNVIASSVDFWIDARHPDDDVTRRLIADIDRMCGGIAAAQGCEAVLVEESWSPTVGFDPALARRIGSALADAPYLRTGAGHDAGILASVVPTGMLFVRNPSGISHSPEEHVVDADADASAAALADVLQDLLS from the coding sequence ATGACCGCCGTCACCTCCCTGCTCGGCGCGATCTCCGGCATCGGTCGAGAGCCCCGCAGCGGCGGCTACGCCCGCCCGGTCTTCTCGACCGCCGAGCGCGACCTGCGCGCGTGGTTCGTCGGCGAGGCCGAGGCGCGCGGACTCGACGTCGAGATCGACCCCAACGGCATCCTGTGGGCCTGGTGGGGAACGCCCGGACCGGATGCCGTGGTCACCGGCAGCCACCTCGACTCGGTGCCCGGCGGCGGAGCGTTCGACGGGCCGCTCGGCGTTGCGGCCGCGCTCGCCGCGGTCGACGTGTTGCGCGAGCGCGGGTTCGCACCCGCGAAGCCTCTCGCGATCGCGGTGTTCCCCGAGGAGGAGGGCTCGCGCTTCGGCGTCGCGTGCCTCGGTTCGCGCCTGCTCACGGGCGCGCTCTCGCCCGACGCCGCGCGTCGGCTCACCGACCGCGAGGGCGACACGCTCGCCGACGTCTTCGCCGCGGGCGGGATCGACCCGGCCGGCATCGGCCCCGACCCCGAGACGCTCGCGCGCATCGGCGTCTTCGTGGAGCTGCACGTCGAGCAGGGGCGCGGCCTCATCGATCTCGACCGCCCGTTCGCCGTCGCGGAGTCGATCCTCGGCCACGGCCGCTTCAAGGTGACGGTGCGCGGCGAGGGCAACCACGCCGGCACGACGCTCATGGCCGACCGCCGCGACCCCCTGGTCGCCGCCGCCGCCATGGTGGGCCGCATCGCCGAGCTGGCCGGCGCCGTCGACGACGCCCGCGCCACCGTCGGACGCTTCGAGCCGGTGCCCGGCGGCACCAACGTCATCGCGTCGTCGGTGGACTTCTGGATCGACGCGCGTCATCCCGACGACGACGTCACCCGGCGCCTGATCGCCGACATCGACCGCATGTGCGGCGGCATCGCCGCAGCGCAGGGCTGCGAGGCCGTGCTCGTCGAGGAGTCGTGGAGCCCGACCGTCGGCTTCGACCCCGCCCTCGCGCGGCGCATCGGCTCCGCCCTCGCCGACGCCCCGTACCTGCGCACCGGCGCCGGCCACGACGCGGGCATCCTCGCGAGCGTCGTCCCGACCGGCATGCTGTTCGTCCGCAACCCCTCGGGCATCTCGCACTCGCCGGAGGAGCACGTCGTCGACGCCGATGCGGACGCCTCGGCCGCCGCCCTCGCCGACGTCCTGCAGGACCTGCTGTCGTGA
- a CDS encoding formimidoylglutamate deiminase translates to MTRFWAPRAWIGDAVANGVRVTASGGLIASVETETIPDATDHRLDGLVLPGAVNAHSHAFHRLLRGRTHGDGGSFWTWRELMYREAGRLDPASYERVATAVYAEMVAAGWTAVAEFHYVHHAPDAQSYDPPHAMERALARAARAAGIRLTLLDTCYLSSGFGQPLEPAQRRFGDADAGAWLARLSALREVFADEHPEVVVGGAVHSVRAVPVDALERIGAELDPAIPLHVHLSEQPAENAACLEATGLTPTALLARSGLVSERLSAVHATHLTDDDIAALGAAAATIVMCPTTEADLGDGVGPARRLADAGARIALGTDQHAVVDPLLEARALEHGERLASGRRGRFSPAELVAALTRGGASAVGRAVGRIAVGEPCDFLVVDENSARTAGSDPGQLVLTATAHDVARVIIGGRERATGGAHTDLGPVGDLLGKAVLA, encoded by the coding sequence GTGACGCGCTTCTGGGCGCCGCGGGCGTGGATCGGCGACGCCGTGGCGAACGGCGTGCGGGTCACGGCATCCGGGGGTCTCATCGCCTCGGTCGAGACGGAAACGATCCCGGATGCCACCGACCACCGCCTCGACGGTCTCGTGCTGCCGGGCGCGGTCAACGCCCACTCGCACGCTTTCCACCGGCTGCTGCGCGGCCGCACCCACGGCGACGGCGGCAGCTTCTGGACCTGGCGCGAGCTGATGTACCGCGAGGCCGGTCGCCTCGACCCCGCGTCGTACGAACGCGTCGCCACGGCGGTGTACGCCGAGATGGTCGCCGCCGGGTGGACCGCGGTCGCGGAGTTCCACTACGTCCACCACGCGCCCGACGCCCAGTCCTACGACCCGCCGCACGCGATGGAGCGCGCGCTCGCGCGCGCGGCGCGGGCCGCCGGCATCCGGCTCACCCTGCTCGACACCTGCTACCTCTCCAGCGGTTTCGGGCAGCCCCTCGAACCCGCGCAGCGGCGCTTCGGCGACGCGGATGCCGGAGCTTGGCTCGCTCGCCTCTCGGCGCTGCGCGAGGTCTTCGCCGACGAGCACCCCGAGGTCGTGGTCGGCGGGGCCGTGCACTCGGTGCGCGCGGTGCCCGTGGACGCCCTCGAACGCATCGGCGCCGAGCTGGATCCGGCGATCCCGCTGCACGTGCATCTGTCGGAGCAGCCCGCCGAGAACGCCGCGTGCCTCGAGGCAACGGGGCTGACGCCCACCGCGCTCCTCGCGCGCAGTGGGCTCGTCTCGGAGCGGCTCTCGGCCGTCCACGCCACCCACCTCACCGACGACGACATCGCGGCACTCGGGGCCGCGGCAGCGACGATCGTGATGTGTCCCACCACCGAGGCCGACCTCGGCGACGGCGTCGGCCCCGCCCGCCGCCTGGCCGACGCGGGAGCCCGGATCGCGCTCGGCACCGATCAGCACGCCGTGGTCGACCCGCTGCTCGAGGCCCGCGCGCTTGAGCACGGGGAGCGCCTGGCGTCCGGGCGTCGCGGGCGGTTCTCGCCCGCCGAGCTCGTCGCCGCGCTCACCCGGGGCGGCGCGTCGGCCGTGGGGCGTGCGGTCGGGCGGATCGCGGTGGGGGAGCCCTGCGACTTCCTCGTCGTCGACGAGAACAGCGCCCGCACCGCGGGCAGCGACCCGGGCCAGCTCGTGCTCACCGCCACCGCGCATGACGTCGCGCGTGTGATCATCGGGGGGCGCGAGCGCGCGACCGGCGGCGCGCACACCGATCTCGGACCCGTCGGCGATCTGCTCGGAAAGGCGGTGCTCGCGTGA